One segment of Chryseobacterium turcicum DNA contains the following:
- a CDS encoding DNA cytosine methyltransferase, which yields METKLINFIDLFAGASGMSEGFINAGFNPIAHIEMNQEACLTIKTRAAYHYLKSKNKLESYYTYIKGEISREEFYKNIPPEILDSVVNVEIDDNSIKDIFKKLNLQKQNIDLIIGGPPCQAYSLLGRHQENIENDPRNKLYIQYGRFLKEFSPKAFVFENVPGLLSANKGKHFKNLKAYFRKLGYEVYHEKLNASDYGVVQARKRIIIIGWKKENDFGFPDFEKLEIKHTVNDAFKDLPKLKPGEGYKYINYKEKKNSYLEKFNLRNGIDFVTQHVSRRHNERDLAIYKTAIHKWNNEQIRIKYPDLPEELKTHKNESSFIDRFKVVNGTGVSHTVVAHIAKDGHHYIHPDEEQCRSISVREAARLQSFPDDFYFEGSRSAAFKQIGNAVPPLMAYAIAKKIKELL from the coding sequence ATGGAAACTAAATTAATAAATTTCATAGATTTATTTGCTGGGGCATCTGGTATGTCTGAAGGATTTATAAATGCAGGGTTTAATCCTATAGCTCACATTGAAATGAATCAGGAAGCTTGTTTAACAATAAAAACAAGAGCTGCATATCATTATCTTAAATCAAAAAACAAACTTGAATCATATTACACATATATTAAGGGTGAAATTTCAAGAGAAGAATTTTACAAAAATATACCTCCTGAAATATTGGATTCTGTTGTTAATGTAGAAATAGATGATAATTCTATTAAAGATATTTTTAAAAAGCTAAATCTCCAAAAACAAAATATTGATCTAATAATTGGTGGGCCACCTTGTCAGGCGTACTCCTTATTAGGAAGACATCAGGAAAACATTGAAAATGATCCTAGAAACAAACTATATATTCAATATGGAAGATTTTTGAAAGAATTTAGTCCAAAAGCATTTGTTTTTGAAAATGTTCCAGGTTTATTAAGTGCTAACAAGGGAAAGCACTTTAAAAATCTGAAGGCTTATTTTAGAAAACTTGGTTATGAAGTATATCACGAAAAACTTAATGCTTCGGATTACGGTGTGGTTCAGGCACGAAAAAGAATAATAATTATTGGATGGAAAAAGGAAAACGATTTTGGTTTTCCTGATTTTGAAAAATTAGAAATAAAACATACTGTTAATGATGCTTTTAAGGATCTTCCTAAATTAAAACCAGGGGAAGGCTATAAGTATATAAACTATAAAGAAAAAAAAAATAGTTATCTTGAGAAATTCAATTTGAGAAATGGAATTGACTTTGTTACTCAGCATGTATCACGTCGTCATAATGAAAGAGATTTAGCAATATATAAAACGGCAATACATAAGTGGAATAATGAACAGATAAGAATAAAATACCCAGACCTGCCAGAAGAATTAAAAACACATAAAAATGAATCGTCATTCATTGACAGATTTAAAGTTGTTAACGGAACAGGAGTTTCGCATACTGTTGTGGCACATATAGCAAAAGATGGACACCATTACATACACCCAGATGAAGAACAATGCCGCTCTATTTCAGTAAGGGAAGCTGCAAGGTTACAGTCTTTCCCAGATGATTTTTACTTTGAGGGTTCACGCTCTGCAGCATTTAAACAAATAGGTAATGCAGTCCCCCCATTAATGGCTTATGCCATTGCCAAAAAAATAAAAGAATTATTATGA
- a CDS encoding MBL fold metallo-hydrolase produces the protein MKLKFLGTGTSQGVPVIGCTCEVCTSLNPKDSRFRASAMITTDENRKILIDCGPDFRQQMLINKENHIDITLLTHEHNDHVIGLDDMRPLIFKSGKNMPIYCLSRVGQEVKNRFPYAFADIRYPGAPAFDLHEINKESFTILDTEITPIEVTHYKISILGFKFKKLAYITDANFISDSEKEKLIGLDVLILNCIRKFDPHPAHFVLADVIKLYHELKPKKLFLTHISHHFGLHDIEDKLLPDGIHLAYDGLEINF, from the coding sequence TGAAGTATGCACTTCACTAAACCCAAAAGACAGCCGCTTTCGGGCTTCAGCGATGATTACCACCGATGAAAACAGAAAAATATTGATTGATTGCGGACCCGATTTTCGGCAACAAATGCTTATCAATAAAGAAAACCATATCGACATTACGCTTCTTACCCATGAGCATAATGATCACGTGATTGGTTTGGATGATATGCGCCCCTTGATCTTTAAAAGTGGTAAAAACATGCCTATCTATTGTCTCTCAAGAGTTGGACAGGAAGTTAAAAATCGATTTCCTTATGCTTTTGCAGATATTCGTTACCCAGGAGCACCTGCTTTTGACTTACATGAAATCAATAAAGAAAGCTTCACTATTTTAGATACAGAAATCACTCCTATTGAAGTAACACACTATAAAATTTCGATTCTAGGATTTAAGTTTAAAAAACTCGCTTATATTACTGATGCCAACTTTATTTCTGATTCGGAAAAAGAAAAACTTATCGGTTTAGACGTATTAATTTTAAACTGCATTCGAAAATTTGATCCTCATCCGGCTCATTTTGTATTAGCGGATGTCATTAAATTGTATCATGAGCTAAAACCTAAAAAATTATTTTTAACCCACATCAGTCACCACTTTGGGCTGCATGACATTGAAGATAAGCTACTTCCCGACGGAATACACCTTGCCTACGATGGTTTGGAAATAAATTTTTAA